Proteins found in one Thalassophryne amazonica chromosome 1, fThaAma1.1, whole genome shotgun sequence genomic segment:
- the mc4r gene encoding melanocortin receptor 4, whose product MNTTHHHGLIYGYNITGQVPGTLPLDGDSEEKDSSTGCYEQLLISTEVFLTLGIVSLLENILVVAAIAKNKNLHSPMYLFICSLAVADMLVSVSNASETIFIALVNGGDLTIPVTLIKSMDNVFDSMICSSLLASICSLLSIAIDRYITIFYALRYHNIVTLRRATLVISGIWTCCIVSGILFIIYSESTTVLICLITMFFTMLVLMASLYIHMFLLARLHMKRIAALPGNAPIQQRANMKGAITLTILLGVFVVCWAPFFLHLILMITCPRNPYCTCFMSHFNMYLILIMCNSVIDPIIYAFRSQEMRKTFKEIFCCVNTLVCP is encoded by the coding sequence ATGAACACCACACACCATCACGGACTGATCTATGGTTACAACATCACCGGACAAGTCCCAGGCACGTTGCCACTTGACGGGGACTCGGAGGAGAAGGACTCGTCAACAGGATGCTACGAGCAGCTGCTGATTTCCACCGAGGTGTTCCTCACTTTGGGCATTGTCAGCCTGCTGGAGAACATCTTGGTGGTGGCAGCCATCGCCAAAAACAAGAACCTTCACTCTCCTATGTACTTATTCATCTGTAGCCTGGCAGTGGCTGACATGCTGGTCAGTGTCTCCAATGCTTCAGAGACCATCTTCATAGCGCTCGTCAACGGGGGCGATCTGACCATTCCCGTCACGCTGATCAAGAGCATGGACAATGTTTTCGACTCAATGATCTGCAGCTCCCTACTGGCGTCCATCTGCAGCCTGCTTTCCATCGCCATTGACCGATACATCACCATCTTCTACGCACTGCGGTACCACAACATTGTCACTCTCCGGCGGGCGACGCTGGTCATCAGCGGCATCTGGACGTGTTGCATCGTGTCCGGCATCCTGTTCATTATCTACTCCGAGAGCACCACTGTGCTCATCTGCCTCATCACCATGTTCTTCACCATGCTGGTGCTCATGGCTTCGCTCTACATTCACATGTTCCTGCTTGCACGCTTGCACATGAAGCGGATCGCCGCCCTGCCCGGCAACGCCCCCATACAGCAGCGGGCAAACATGAAGGGCGCCATCACTCTGACCATCCTTCTCGGCGTGTTCGTGGTGTGCTGGGCGCCTTTTTTCCTCCACCTCATCCTGATGATCACCTGTCCCCGAAACCCGTACTGCACCTGCTTCATGTCTCACTTCAACATGTACCTCATCCTCATCATGTGCAACTCAGTCATCGACCCCATTATCTACGCCTTCCGCAGCCAGGAGATGAGAAAAACCTTCAAGGAGATTTTCTGCTGCGTTAATACACTCGTGTGCCCATGA